From Actinomyces slackii, a single genomic window includes:
- a CDS encoding MerR family transcriptional regulator — translation MFSRLTAISVRMLRHYQEQGVLTPFAVDPFTGHRYYHPDQLVDAHWITRLREAGLPVAQIREVMADRDDPERLSGLLSAHAEHLRAEHARLGEMSAARDVIVATLHGSYDGVPEATAVLGSYVAAHDLRTGPMFNIYRVSPAQDPDPAAWVTDVCLPVIDA, via the coding sequence CTGTTCTCCAGGCTGACCGCCATCAGCGTGCGCATGCTGCGCCATTACCAGGAGCAGGGGGTCCTCACCCCCTTCGCTGTCGACCCCTTCACCGGCCACCGTTACTACCACCCCGACCAGCTCGTGGACGCCCACTGGATCACGCGTCTGCGTGAGGCCGGGCTGCCAGTGGCGCAGATCAGGGAGGTCATGGCCGACCGCGATGATCCTGAGCGCCTCAGCGGGCTCCTGTCCGCCCACGCCGAGCACCTGAGGGCCGAGCATGCCCGGCTGGGGGAGATGAGCGCGGCGCGCGACGTCATCGTCGCCACCCTGCACGGCAGCTACGACGGCGTGCCGGAGGCCACCGCCGTCCTCGGCTCCTATGTTGCCGCGCACGACCTGCGCACGGGGCCGATGTTCAACATATACCGGGTCAGCCCGGCTCAGGATCCCGACCCGGCTGCCTGGGTCACCGACGTCTGCCTGCCGGTGATCGACGCCTGA
- a CDS encoding RAMP superfamily CRISPR-associated protein: MSITRYQLDLVLRTDSPLHSGGAEHDVDRSAAARSQEQRETAPRQFARDAVGDRVLSGRSVKGALRAAWMEAYGHELARQDRDHPLLALWGDQDRAAALTVHAIDLSGVEATYRTGIAVDRYWGSAGDTALFEHEIIPAGVTLNLRLTAQVGSIQDDGDPTAVETLLGQVVGLLAAGRVSLGGRQNAGWGRVTLNEAPGPQIPVRRDALADPRGLLAFLANHQQQHSIPVQEVRPARGLTVVIGWRSPTGILIAEPRDEEEVNGGNGEEPVPTRPLRQRSMKGRASDEAGALVLPGSSVRGALRSRASRIARTILLTGEQADRQDRDWSGTGVHQQLAEDPRLVRELFGSTERRGAVRVMETPDSQRRAETLTQRTHNAGDRWTGGVKDGGLYCELIPDVDWNDLVLEVDLQRVARSAVNSAEALNRQRAALCLLGLVIAELATGTLTLGSRGTRGLGAVEVTAVSIDGDDALLDGAWRITADTPGAEGSRRIAEELLTRLRGLNEAIAADGGGAWTDYLDDAPGRTTTQTAQEGAAR, translated from the coding sequence ATGAGCATTACCCGATACCAGCTCGACCTGGTCCTGCGCACCGACTCGCCCCTGCACAGCGGCGGAGCCGAGCACGACGTCGATCGCAGTGCGGCCGCGCGAAGTCAGGAGCAGCGGGAAACCGCGCCCAGACAATTCGCGCGCGACGCGGTGGGCGACCGCGTGCTCAGCGGGCGCAGCGTCAAGGGTGCGCTGCGAGCCGCCTGGATGGAGGCCTACGGCCATGAGCTCGCTCGCCAGGACCGGGACCACCCGCTGCTGGCGCTCTGGGGAGACCAGGACCGCGCGGCCGCCCTGACCGTCCACGCCATCGACCTCAGCGGAGTCGAGGCGACGTACCGCACGGGAATCGCCGTCGACCGCTACTGGGGCAGCGCGGGGGACACCGCGCTGTTCGAGCACGAGATCATCCCGGCAGGGGTCACGCTGAACCTGCGCCTGACCGCCCAGGTCGGCAGCATCCAGGACGACGGCGATCCCACCGCCGTGGAGACCCTCCTGGGGCAGGTGGTGGGCCTCCTGGCCGCCGGGCGCGTCAGCCTGGGAGGCCGCCAGAACGCCGGCTGGGGACGGGTCACGCTCAATGAGGCGCCAGGACCTCAGATTCCGGTGCGTCGCGATGCCCTGGCCGATCCCCGGGGACTGCTCGCCTTCCTCGCAAACCATCAGCAGCAGCACTCGATCCCCGTGCAGGAGGTGCGGCCCGCGCGCGGGCTGACCGTCGTGATCGGCTGGAGGAGCCCCACCGGCATTCTCATCGCCGAGCCGCGCGATGAGGAGGAGGTCAATGGTGGCAATGGTGAGGAGCCGGTCCCCACACGCCCCCTGCGTCAGCGCTCCATGAAGGGCAGGGCCTCGGATGAGGCCGGCGCCCTGGTGCTGCCCGGATCGAGCGTGCGCGGGGCACTGCGCAGCCGTGCCAGTCGGATCGCCCGCACCATCCTCCTGACCGGGGAGCAGGCCGATCGACAGGACCGGGACTGGTCGGGGACAGGGGTTCACCAGCAGCTCGCCGAGGACCCGCGCCTGGTGCGCGAGCTATTCGGCTCCACCGAGCGTCGCGGCGCAGTCCGGGTGATGGAGACCCCGGACAGCCAGAGGCGGGCGGAGACGCTCACCCAGCGCACGCACAACGCCGGGGATCGCTGGACGGGAGGAGTCAAGGATGGGGGCCTGTACTGCGAGCTCATCCCCGATGTCGACTGGAACGACCTCGTCCTGGAGGTCGACCTGCAGCGGGTGGCGCGCAGCGCCGTCAACAGCGCCGAGGCCCTCAACCGGCAGCGGGCGGCCCTGTGCCTGCTGGGCCTGGTCATCGCCGAGCTCGCCACCGGAACGCTGACCCTGGGAAGCCGCGGCACACGGGGCCTGGGCGCCGTCGAGGTCACCGCGGTGAGCATCGACGGCGATGACGCCCTTCTCGACGGCGCTTGGCGCATCACGGCCGACACCCCAGGGGCCGAGGGCAGCAGGCGGATCGCCGAGGAGCTGCTCACCCGCCTGCGAGGGCTCAATGAGGCCATCGCAGCCGATGGGGGAGGCGCATGGACCGACTACCTCGATGACGCCCCCGGGCGCACGACGACGCAGACCGCCCAGGAAGGTGCAGCGCGATGA
- a CDS encoding type II toxin-antitoxin system death-on-curing family toxin, producing the protein MTEYLSLEDLLSLVNDLGVGPVRDLGLLESAACRPATTLLGKDAYPSLAHKAAALLESLVRNHALVDGNKRLGWLAALVLLDINGCSIESPDDEAYDLVMRVADGRADMLDVALAFSRWTQTAPCT; encoded by the coding sequence GTGACCGAGTACCTCTCGCTTGAGGACCTGCTGAGTCTCGTCAACGACCTGGGTGTCGGGCCGGTGCGTGATCTGGGCCTCCTCGAGTCCGCAGCCTGTCGCCCCGCGACGACGCTCCTTGGGAAGGACGCCTACCCGTCGCTGGCCCACAAGGCGGCTGCACTCCTTGAGTCGTTGGTCCGCAACCACGCCCTTGTCGACGGGAACAAGCGCCTCGGCTGGCTGGCCGCACTGGTGCTCCTCGATATCAACGGGTGCTCGATTGAGTCCCCGGACGATGAGGCCTACGACCTCGTCATGAGGGTGGCCGACGGGCGGGCCGACATGCTCGACGTGGCTCTCGCGTTCTCCCGGTGGACTCAGACGGCTCCTTGCACCTGA
- a CDS encoding sensor histidine kinase has translation MTGLLAPTRLTVWTPRLRTHLLCLACATLLTLAAVAALVPDRRTDAFYMVTLLISGLGVAVLSVAPLISSGLCLGTLYAFLLALGDAAPAGPSLPAIGPWLCASVLLTRGFSRLSAYGLVLISLGGSVIGHHSNVVSNSALATDFTYTMLVGTICLIVAELMRQPRMEAEAAARRHEADMRNQRLLIVSELHDTVVRDLTQAVMRAEQARLAQPDAPLVGELGAMTSSVRTAVDQLRSSLRSMNDMADQVPLDVLASSAPRSLTEVVDETRRTLAARGISLETAGLEALESARIGPGLRQQLVRMLGELTTNMAKHAAPGPARLVVEHDGMSLEAMSSNTVDAGTEADPVASSGLGLVGVRRRVEALGGTLNVSRTPDRFTVVLSVPVV, from the coding sequence GTGACAGGCCTCCTCGCCCCCACGCGTCTGACTGTGTGGACACCCAGGCTCCGCACGCACCTGCTGTGTCTGGCCTGCGCGACGCTGCTCACGCTCGCCGCTGTGGCGGCGCTGGTCCCGGATCGGCGGACCGATGCGTTCTACATGGTGACCCTGCTCATCAGCGGCCTGGGCGTCGCAGTGCTTTCAGTGGCACCGCTCATCAGCAGTGGCCTGTGCCTCGGCACGCTGTACGCGTTCCTCCTTGCACTCGGCGATGCTGCCCCTGCGGGCCCTTCCCTGCCCGCTATTGGGCCGTGGCTGTGCGCATCGGTCCTCCTGACCCGCGGCTTCAGCAGGCTCAGCGCCTACGGTCTTGTCCTGATCTCTCTTGGCGGGTCGGTCATCGGCCACCACTCGAATGTGGTTTCCAACTCCGCGCTTGCGACAGATTTCACCTACACCATGCTGGTGGGGACGATCTGCCTGATCGTTGCCGAGCTCATGCGCCAGCCACGCATGGAGGCCGAGGCCGCGGCCCGGCGCCATGAGGCGGATATGCGGAACCAGCGCCTGCTCATCGTCTCCGAGCTGCATGACACCGTCGTGCGCGATCTGACTCAGGCGGTGATGAGGGCCGAGCAAGCGCGCCTGGCCCAGCCCGACGCGCCACTGGTCGGCGAGCTCGGGGCGATGACCTCCTCGGTGCGCACCGCCGTCGATCAGCTGCGCTCCAGCCTGCGGTCGATGAACGACATGGCGGATCAGGTGCCCCTCGACGTGCTGGCATCCTCCGCGCCGAGGTCCTTGACAGAGGTGGTCGACGAGACGCGCCGCACCCTCGCGGCCCGCGGGATCAGCCTGGAGACGGCAGGGCTTGAGGCGCTGGAGAGCGCGAGGATCGGCCCTGGGCTGCGCCAGCAGTTGGTGCGCATGCTGGGCGAGCTGACAACCAACATGGCCAAGCACGCGGCGCCCGGGCCTGCGCGACTCGTCGTGGAGCACGATGGGATGAGCCTGGAGGCGATGAGCTCCAACACGGTCGACGCCGGGACGGAGGCGGATCCGGTGGCCTCGTCCGGATTGGGACTCGTGGGAGTGCGGCGCCGCGTGGAGGCCCTGGGCGGAACTCTGAATGTGTCCCGCACCCCGGATCGCTTCACCGTCGTCCTATCCGTACCGGTGGTGTAG
- a CDS encoding transposase has protein sequence MSRAKYSDEFKEQVVREVIEKERSIASVAASYELVPQTVGNWVAKHRKEHGSAEEREAVAEAEEVARLRKQVRELQQENEFLKKAAAFFAKEQR, from the coding sequence ATGTCAAGGGCAAAGTACTCTGATGAGTTCAAGGAACAAGTGGTGCGCGAGGTGATCGAGAAGGAACGGTCGATCGCGTCGGTGGCCGCTTCCTACGAGTTGGTGCCCCAGACGGTGGGCAACTGGGTCGCGAAGCACAGGAAGGAGCACGGCAGCGCTGAGGAAAGAGAAGCGGTTGCCGAAGCCGAGGAGGTAGCCCGCCTGAGGAAACAGGTCCGCGAGCTGCAGCAGGAGAACGAGTTCCTGAAAAAAGCGGCGGCCTTCTTCGCGAAGGAACAGCGGTGA
- a CDS encoding NlpC/P60 family protein, producing the protein MADNKPNLRRGAAMAATALLASSLIAPAAMAGPAGGLPASQSSGSRFDTTADMQQATGLSGTVTTAGDEFADDGSGMTYTISTTQPTGPGANVALPLADGSWAMPQNLPSAPTTQPNAAAAEDMIARGQTFVDAGTQLEWDGSRVSPLSGKVIHQEQEAPYAVSCSTFVGMTLVGWNYQSSTYTADKNSVVGYSVDFGQNPEGSGLWQANNLASWFYANGDMWYDTEGHYQRGDVLFFSSPTPTVRPGTGAGSRSTFANVYHVAIYLGDGMLMHSTGKAAGQGVHISKMGESLKAELSFVARPNWTGTKSSSVDAGASGAQAGAQPASDQGAAAASQEEQGEQAAQAEQSEQAAQAAEEQTAAEQTAAAQQAHAQAKADVPEVSAEQVEGDAPAQAQTQAQDQGAKPAAQAAAGQESRLPSTGASVAGILLAVLLVGGGVGLMLFRRLRARGGSSPSASSGE; encoded by the coding sequence ATGGCTGACAACAAGCCGAACCTACGACGTGGGGCCGCGATGGCCGCCACTGCACTGCTCGCCTCCTCGCTCATCGCCCCGGCGGCGATGGCTGGACCGGCCGGGGGCCTGCCCGCCTCGCAGTCCTCTGGCAGTCGCTTCGACACCACGGCGGACATGCAGCAGGCGACCGGGCTATCGGGCACGGTGACCACCGCCGGCGACGAGTTCGCCGACGACGGCTCAGGGATGACATACACCATCTCCACCACGCAGCCCACCGGTCCAGGGGCGAATGTCGCCCTGCCGCTGGCGGACGGCTCCTGGGCGATGCCCCAGAACCTCCCCAGCGCGCCGACCACCCAGCCCAACGCCGCCGCGGCTGAGGACATGATCGCCCGCGGGCAGACCTTCGTGGATGCCGGGACTCAGCTCGAGTGGGACGGCTCCCGCGTCTCGCCGCTGTCCGGCAAGGTCATCCACCAGGAGCAGGAGGCCCCCTACGCCGTCAGCTGCTCGACCTTCGTGGGCATGACCCTGGTGGGCTGGAACTACCAGAGCTCCACCTACACCGCGGACAAGAACTCCGTGGTGGGCTACTCCGTTGACTTCGGGCAGAACCCCGAGGGCTCCGGGCTGTGGCAGGCCAACAACCTGGCCAGCTGGTTCTACGCCAACGGCGACATGTGGTACGACACCGAGGGCCACTACCAGCGCGGCGATGTCCTGTTCTTCTCCAGCCCGACCCCGACCGTGCGCCCCGGCACCGGCGCGGGCTCGCGCTCGACCTTCGCCAACGTCTACCACGTGGCCATCTACCTGGGTGACGGCATGCTCATGCACTCCACCGGCAAGGCCGCCGGTCAGGGCGTGCACATCTCGAAGATGGGCGAGTCCCTCAAGGCCGAACTGAGCTTCGTGGCGCGTCCGAACTGGACGGGGACCAAGAGCAGCTCCGTTGACGCCGGCGCCTCCGGGGCTCAGGCGGGTGCGCAGCCCGCCTCCGATCAGGGCGCTGCAGCCGCCTCGCAGGAGGAGCAGGGCGAGCAGGCCGCTCAGGCCGAGCAGTCGGAGCAGGCCGCCCAGGCGGCTGAGGAGCAGACGGCCGCGGAGCAGACGGCCGCGGCTCAGCAGGCCCACGCGCAGGCCAAGGCTGATGTCCCCGAGGTCAGCGCCGAGCAGGTCGAGGGCGACGCCCCTGCCCAGGCTCAGACTCAGGCCCAGGACCAGGGGGCCAAGCCCGCCGCCCAGGCGGCCGCGGGCCAGGAGTCGCGGCTTCCCTCCACGGGCGCCTCGGTGGCCGGCATTCTGCTGGCCGTCCTCCTGGTGGGAGGCGGCGTTGGCCTCATGCTGTTCCGGCGGTTGCGGGCCCGCGGGGGCTCGAGCCCGTCGGCGAGCTCGGGCGAATGA
- the ftsH gene encoding ATP-dependent zinc metalloprotease FtsH produces the protein MSDTGQKPGRKRPNKPGNMNKKDARSGRDKKRRGALGNPFLWAAPIVLVMLLIWAFTSALSGYQAIDTSDGIALLKDKPDTVESVTVIDGTQRVELDLTESYVQKPKKEGESEEDMGKRVQFTFTDAQAEQVDNLVQGAAPKAGFNSVVPTTSWWSSLLQLFLPLAIFLVIMWWMFSRMSGGRGGAMGFGKSKAKIGSKEMPDVTFDDVAGEDEAVEELEEIREFLSEPEKFRAVGAKIPKGVLLYGPPGTGKTLLAKAVAGEAGVPFFSMAASEFVEMFVGVGASRVRDLFDQAKENAPAIIFVDEIDAVGRHRGSGTGGGHDEREQTLNQLLVEMDGFDANTNVILIAATNRPDVLDPALLRPGRFDRQVSVEAPDMAGRAAILKVHAKGKPLTRDVDLDLVAKRTPGFTGADLANVLNEAALLTARSNAQLIDNRALDEAIDRVIAGPQKRTRVMNDHEKRVTAYHEAGHALCAAAGRYSDPVTKVTILPRGRALGYTQVMPADDKYSVTRNELLDQLVYAMGGRAAEEIIFRDPTTGASNDIEKATSTARKMVTDYGMTAAVGAVKLGTTENETVLGLSATSRDFSEEVAATVDAEVRALLDAAHREAWEILTRNRAVLDRLADQLLDRETLLEKDLEEIFAPVVKQAERPLWRSDDSLIADPAPLPGGAEQAADAQPDDAAAGGQDAEPDQGGWSAESPESAGGAEGDLGSGS, from the coding sequence ATGAGTGACACGGGCCAGAAGCCTGGCCGTAAGCGCCCGAACAAGCCGGGCAACATGAATAAGAAGGACGCCAGGAGCGGGCGTGACAAGAAGCGCCGCGGCGCGCTGGGCAACCCGTTCCTGTGGGCGGCCCCCATCGTCCTGGTCATGCTGCTCATCTGGGCGTTCACCTCAGCCCTGAGCGGCTACCAGGCCATCGACACCTCCGACGGCATCGCCCTGCTCAAGGACAAGCCGGACACCGTCGAGTCGGTGACGGTGATCGATGGCACTCAGCGCGTCGAGCTCGACCTGACCGAGTCCTACGTGCAGAAGCCCAAGAAGGAGGGCGAGTCGGAGGAGGACATGGGCAAGCGCGTCCAGTTCACCTTCACCGACGCCCAGGCCGAGCAGGTCGACAACCTGGTCCAGGGGGCCGCCCCCAAGGCCGGCTTCAACTCGGTGGTGCCCACCACCTCCTGGTGGTCCTCGCTGCTCCAGCTCTTCCTGCCGCTGGCCATCTTCCTGGTCATCATGTGGTGGATGTTCTCGCGCATGAGCGGGGGGCGCGGTGGCGCCATGGGCTTTGGCAAGTCCAAGGCCAAGATCGGCTCCAAGGAGATGCCGGACGTCACCTTCGATGACGTCGCCGGTGAGGATGAGGCTGTCGAGGAGCTCGAGGAGATCCGCGAGTTCCTCTCCGAGCCGGAGAAGTTCCGCGCCGTGGGCGCCAAGATCCCCAAGGGCGTGCTGCTCTACGGTCCGCCCGGAACCGGCAAGACCCTCCTGGCCAAGGCCGTGGCCGGGGAGGCCGGGGTGCCCTTCTTCTCCATGGCGGCCTCGGAGTTCGTCGAGATGTTCGTGGGTGTGGGCGCCTCGCGCGTGCGCGACCTGTTCGACCAGGCCAAGGAGAACGCGCCGGCGATCATCTTCGTCGATGAGATCGACGCCGTGGGCCGTCACCGCGGCTCGGGCACCGGCGGCGGGCACGACGAGCGCGAGCAGACCCTCAACCAGCTGCTGGTGGAGATGGACGGCTTCGACGCCAACACCAATGTCATCCTCATCGCCGCCACCAACCGCCCCGATGTGCTGGACCCGGCGCTGCTGCGGCCCGGCCGCTTCGACCGCCAGGTCTCCGTGGAGGCCCCGGACATGGCGGGGCGCGCCGCCATCCTCAAGGTCCACGCCAAGGGCAAGCCCTTGACCCGCGACGTCGACCTCGACCTGGTGGCCAAGCGCACCCCCGGGTTCACCGGTGCGGACCTGGCCAATGTCCTCAACGAGGCGGCCCTGCTCACGGCCCGCTCCAACGCCCAGCTCATCGACAACCGCGCCCTGGATGAGGCCATCGACCGTGTCATCGCCGGCCCTCAGAAGCGCACCCGGGTCATGAACGACCACGAGAAGCGGGTCACCGCCTACCACGAGGCCGGCCACGCCCTGTGTGCCGCCGCGGGGCGGTACTCCGACCCCGTCACCAAGGTCACCATCCTGCCGCGCGGTCGGGCCCTGGGCTACACCCAGGTCATGCCCGCCGATGACAAGTACTCCGTGACCCGCAACGAGCTGCTCGACCAGCTCGTCTACGCCATGGGCGGGCGGGCCGCCGAGGAGATCATCTTCCGCGACCCCACCACCGGCGCCTCCAACGACATCGAGAAGGCCACCTCCACGGCCCGCAAGATGGTCACGGACTACGGCATGACCGCCGCCGTGGGCGCCGTCAAGCTCGGCACCACCGAGAACGAGACGGTCCTGGGGCTGTCCGCCACCAGCCGGGACTTCTCCGAGGAGGTGGCCGCCACGGTCGACGCCGAGGTGCGGGCGCTGCTGGACGCCGCCCACCGCGAGGCCTGGGAGATCCTCACCCGCAACCGCGCCGTCCTGGACCGCCTGGCCGACCAGCTCCTGGATCGGGAGACGCTCCTGGAGAAGGACCTGGAGGAGATCTTCGCCCCCGTGGTCAAGCAGGCCGAGCGGCCCCTGTGGCGCTCCGACGACTCCCTCATCGCGGATCCCGCCCCGCTTCCGGGCGGAGCCGAGCAGGCTGCGGATGCGCAGCCGGACGACGCTGCTGCGGGCGGCCAGGACGCTGAGCCCGACCAGGGCGGCTGGAGCGCCGAGAGCCCTGAGAGTGCCGGGGGCGCTGAGGGCGACCTCGGGTCCGGGTCGTGA
- the folE gene encoding GTP cyclohydrolase I FolE has translation MSYDAQGVRQAVRDLLVAIGEDPDRDGLRETPDRMARAYAEMFAGLEEDPAEHLERVFDVGHEEMILVRDIPLYSVCEHHLLPFHGQAHVAYIPGEGGRVTGLSKLARLVEGYARRPQVQERLTAQIADAMVERLGCRGVLTVVEAEHLCMSMRGVRKPGSNTVTSAVRGQLRNAATRAEAMSLIQGGRS, from the coding sequence GTGAGCTATGACGCGCAGGGCGTGCGCCAGGCGGTGCGCGACCTGCTCGTGGCCATCGGCGAGGACCCCGACCGTGACGGCTTGCGCGAGACCCCTGATCGGATGGCGCGCGCCTATGCGGAGATGTTCGCCGGGCTCGAGGAGGATCCGGCCGAGCACCTGGAGCGGGTCTTCGACGTCGGGCATGAGGAGATGATCCTGGTGCGCGACATCCCCCTGTACTCGGTGTGCGAGCACCACCTCCTGCCCTTCCACGGCCAGGCGCATGTGGCCTACATCCCGGGGGAGGGCGGGCGCGTGACCGGCCTGTCCAAGCTGGCGCGGCTGGTGGAGGGGTACGCCCGTCGCCCCCAGGTCCAGGAGCGCCTGACCGCCCAGATCGCCGACGCCATGGTGGAGCGACTGGGCTGCCGGGGCGTGCTGACGGTGGTCGAGGCCGAGCACCTGTGCATGTCCATGCGGGGCGTGCGCAAGCCCGGCTCCAACACGGTGACCTCCGCGGTGCGCGGCCAACTGCGCAACGCGGCCACCCGGGCTGAGGCCATGAGCCTCATCCAGGGCGGCCGGTCCTGA
- a CDS encoding IS3 family transposase → MSHKYALINREEGNYPIVSMCRWSKVSRSGYYSWRDRPQSATSMRREELTALIKAEFEASDGTYGYRRITARLGRRGVVAHHDTVRSIMRERGLVAAQPRRRTRTTTPAADLKEWPDLVERDFTATAPGTKWVGDITYIRTWVGFVYLATVLDCATKKVVGYAMADHMRTELVCQAIDMAVRNCPPVTGTTIFHSDRGSQYTCQKFAEHLGAYGIRLSVGRTGVCWDNAWAESFNATLKNERVHRMVYPTRGKAMNDIASWIELVYNHTRLHSSLGYRTPNEVERELLDHKKAA, encoded by the coding sequence GTGAGTCACAAGTATGCGCTCATCAATCGCGAGGAAGGCAACTACCCGATCGTCTCGATGTGCCGGTGGTCGAAGGTCTCCCGTTCGGGCTACTACTCCTGGCGGGACCGGCCACAATCGGCGACCTCAATGAGAAGGGAAGAGCTGACGGCCCTGATCAAGGCCGAGTTCGAGGCCTCGGACGGCACCTACGGGTACCGCAGGATTACCGCCCGTCTGGGGCGCAGAGGCGTGGTGGCGCACCATGACACCGTGCGCTCCATCATGCGCGAGCGCGGCCTGGTGGCCGCTCAGCCTCGCCGAAGGACTCGCACCACCACCCCGGCGGCCGACCTGAAGGAGTGGCCAGACCTGGTGGAGCGCGACTTCACCGCCACGGCGCCAGGAACCAAGTGGGTCGGGGACATCACCTATATCCGCACCTGGGTGGGATTCGTCTACCTGGCCACCGTCCTGGACTGCGCCACGAAGAAGGTCGTGGGCTATGCGATGGCTGATCACATGCGCACTGAGCTTGTCTGCCAGGCTATTGATATGGCGGTGCGCAACTGCCCGCCGGTGACAGGAACGACGATCTTTCACTCCGACCGGGGGTCGCAGTACACCTGTCAGAAATTCGCTGAGCACCTGGGCGCCTATGGTATTCGCTTGTCGGTGGGCAGGACCGGGGTGTGCTGGGACAATGCGTGGGCGGAGTCCTTCAATGCCACGCTCAAGAATGAGAGGGTGCACCGGATGGTGTATCCCACACGGGGCAAGGCCATGAATGATATTGCCTCATGGATCGAGCTGGTCTACAATCACACCCGGCTGCATTCTTCTCTGGGATATCGCACTCCTAACGAGGTGGAGCGCGAGCTCCTGGACCACAAGAAGGCAGCCTGA
- the cas6 gene encoding CRISPR system precrRNA processing endoribonuclease RAMP protein Cas6 — protein MPSTALVSFDAAAPVAATPRRLHAAWGRVFDLPEGVSRERAAARPALAARPPHDLAGTKPYCLGQLSAGPGAFGMELRFLDDRLLDTLDAWLAWGGVLPIGDGSGRQAPLVPVEAQILEQASWEEMAADDSASTWLVRLLSPTVITSRGRHLDTVPPASLATSLHTRWRQWSPATAPELPGRDALERMLATQDRTHPVSVSLGMPRSDGRGRLSSRRITAREGEMRISGTPGAPATRVFSSLMSLARFTNAGSHAAFGMGALDVEAL, from the coding sequence ATGCCCAGTACTGCACTGGTCAGCTTCGATGCGGCCGCGCCGGTGGCGGCCACGCCCCGCCGGCTTCATGCGGCCTGGGGACGGGTCTTCGACCTGCCCGAGGGAGTCTCCCGCGAGCGCGCCGCCGCACGGCCCGCCCTGGCTGCCCGCCCGCCCCATGACCTGGCGGGCACCAAGCCCTACTGCCTGGGGCAGTTGTCCGCGGGCCCGGGCGCATTCGGCATGGAGCTGCGCTTCCTGGACGACCGGCTCCTGGACACTCTGGACGCGTGGCTGGCCTGGGGCGGGGTGCTGCCGATCGGGGACGGCAGTGGCCGCCAGGCGCCTCTTGTCCCCGTGGAGGCCCAGATCCTGGAGCAGGCCTCCTGGGAGGAGATGGCAGCCGACGACAGCGCCTCGACCTGGCTGGTGCGCCTGCTCTCCCCCACGGTCATCACCTCTCGGGGCAGGCATCTCGACACGGTTCCCCCCGCCTCCTTGGCGACGAGCCTGCACACCCGGTGGCGGCAGTGGTCCCCCGCCACGGCGCCCGAGCTGCCCGGCCGCGACGCCCTGGAGCGGATGCTGGCGACCCAGGACCGCACTCATCCGGTGAGCGTGAGCCTGGGCATGCCGCGCAGCGATGGGCGGGGCCGGCTATCCTCCCGCAGGATCACCGCGCGGGAGGGCGAGATGCGGATCAGCGGGACCCCGGGGGCGCCCGCCACCCGCGTCTTCTCCAGCCTCATGTCCCTGGCCCGGTTCACCAACGCCGGCTCTCATGCGGCCTTCGGCATGGGCGCACTGGATGTGGAGGCCTTGTAG
- a CDS encoding sensor histidine kinase, which produces MLLSRGHPRRTIYPAAAAHALALIIYASQTPDGPFFGTLATAIIATPCLTAGEMVRLHRQATARTELERQERLERQRRLVISELHDTVVRDLSHAVMLAEQARLTHPDDELLHRELAAVTAPVRSAIKQLRNSLKAMSAAKGDDALLLLASSPPPPLSETIERVRASLAQRDTVLLVEGLELLDHQSITPGVHQQLVRVIGELITNASKYAPPSTKVSLLIETDDRTVECMCVNAIGPDTPPSTALSSKIGLEGARRRIETLGGTFTVSKTAERWSVVFSVPIQDDDAT; this is translated from the coding sequence ATGCTCCTGTCCAGGGGACATCCACGCCGCACGATCTACCCCGCCGCCGCGGCGCACGCCCTCGCGCTCATCATCTACGCCTCCCAGACCCCCGATGGGCCGTTCTTCGGCACCCTGGCGACCGCCATCATCGCAACCCCCTGTCTAACCGCTGGCGAGATGGTTCGACTGCATCGCCAAGCGACCGCCCGGACCGAGCTGGAGCGCCAGGAGAGGCTGGAGCGGCAACGGCGCCTGGTGATCTCAGAGCTCCACGACACCGTGGTCCGCGACCTGAGCCATGCGGTCATGCTCGCCGAGCAGGCCCGCCTGACTCATCCTGATGACGAGCTCCTCCACCGCGAGCTCGCCGCGGTGACCGCCCCGGTCCGCAGCGCCATCAAGCAACTGCGGAACAGCCTCAAGGCGATGAGCGCCGCCAAGGGAGACGACGCCCTCCTCCTTCTCGCCTCCTCTCCCCCGCCACCCCTGTCAGAGACCATCGAGCGCGTCCGCGCCTCGCTTGCCCAGCGCGACACGGTCCTGCTGGTCGAGGGCCTGGAACTACTCGATCATCAGAGCATCACCCCGGGCGTGCATCAGCAGTTGGTGCGGGTCATCGGGGAGCTCATCACCAACGCCTCGAAGTATGCACCCCCATCGACCAAGGTCTCCCTCCTCATCGAGACCGATGACCGCACCGTGGAGTGCATGTGCGTCAACGCCATCGGCCCTGATACCCCGCCCAGTACGGCTCTGTCCTCCAAGATCGGCCTGGAGGGGGCACGGCGCCGGATCGAGACACTGGGCGGCACCTTCACCGTGAGCAAAACGGCCGAGCGCTGGTCCGTCGTCTTCAGCGTCCCGATCCAGGACGACGACGCAACCTGA